In the genome of Pseudanabaena mucicola str. Chao 1806, the window AATCGCCATTATTTTGAGGGACAACTAAATCGCTTCTGTAACCCCAAGTATGAAATGGATAAGGCTGCGAGAATTGGCATGGTTCAAGATCAAAACTATCGTTAATTACGCTAATTACGCTCAAACCCAAGAAATAACTATGACTACCATCGTTGATATCGCTGTTAATAATGAAGGCTTCTCTACTCTTGTTACCGCAGTATCGGCAGCAAGCTTAGTTGAAGCATTACAAAGTCCAGGTCCTTTTACGGTATTTGCTCCCAATGATGCAGCTTTCGCTAAATTACCTCCTGGCACTATTACGACCCTAGTGCAAAATATCCCTCAATTAGCCCGTATTCTCACCTACCATGTAGTTGCAGGCAAATACAAAAAAGAAGACTTAATTGGTGTAAAATCTCTAATTTCCCTTGAGGGTTCTCAAATTGATCTGGATATTTCTGAGGAAGGATTTGAAGCAAATAACGCAACGGTGATTGCTGCGGATATTGAGGCTGATAATGGCGTTATTCATGTAATTGATACAGTTATGCTGATGCGTCCCCATTGGTTTTATCCAATTATGGAGTCTGGTAAAGTCGGCGTATAGCGGTTTGAGTTCATCTGTGGCAAAATCAAACCTATTAGGACTTACGCAAAATGAACAAGGTTAGTCAAGCAATGTAATTGTGTTGCGGGCACGAAGCGCCCGCAACACAATTATTCAAAAAATTACTTTGCAGCACTA includes:
- a CDS encoding fasciclin domain-containing protein — translated: MTTIVDIAVNNEGFSTLVTAVSAASLVEALQSPGPFTVFAPNDAAFAKLPPGTITTLVQNIPQLARILTYHVVAGKYKKEDLIGVKSLISLEGSQIDLDISEEGFEANNATVIAADIEADNGVIHVIDTVMLMRPHWFYPIMESGKVGV